A stretch of Motacilla alba alba isolate MOTALB_02 chromosome 18, Motacilla_alba_V1.0_pri, whole genome shotgun sequence DNA encodes these proteins:
- the GGA3 gene encoding ADP-ribosylation factor-binding protein GGA3 isoform X3: protein MKNCGRRFHNEVGKFRFLNELIKVVSPKYLGDRVSEKVKSKVIELLYSWTVALPEESKIKDAYYMLKRQGIVMFDPVIPADRTLIPSPPPRPKNPVFDDEEKSKLLAKLLKSKNPDDLQEANKLIKSMVKEDEARIQKVTKRMHTLEEVNNNVKLLNEMLVHYSKEDSSEADRELMKELYERCETKRRTLFKLASETEDNDSSLGDILQASDNLSRVINSYKKIIEGQVINGEVDLPGMSVVEGSNCTNNLNTLIDLAGLDVNSTSPPPVPPSSLAPAPSTAPGPAEIPILPPPPQTFAPLRSSSSSQVETAPAQQSSTTNSLSLLDEELLCLGLNDPAPAAGKETSESNQWNIFENEQLDLDFFNPKMVTVACNPAGNPLLHHTSQTTCGTSAMLPSAFPASQTAPSIPAPNSAPFVFPAVPAAPAGPPKTIPATPGYFSSSVGGNMSHKMDALGQLLEEAKGSATQGMATPSVFPGVTLPTTATPAPLAAPTGLAAAASGVPPAPFPSSCTAGSGSPLFQPASFQQQGSPMKAPEISLANVHVPLESIKPSSALPVTAYDKNGFRILLHFARECPPGRSDVLVVVVSMLNTAPLPVRNIVLQAAVPKSMKVKLQPPSGTELSPFNPIQPPAAITQVMLLANPAKEKVRLRYRLTFTLGDQPSTEVGEVDQFPPVEQWGNL, encoded by the exons ATGAAGAATTGTGGGAGAAGATTTCATAATGAAGTTGGGAAGTTTCGTTTTTTAAACGAGTTAATAAAAGTTGTGTCTCCAAAG TACCTGGGGGACCGAGTCTCAGAGAAGGTGAAGTCCAAAGTGATTGAATTGCTGTACAGCTGGACTGTGGCATTGCCAGAAGAATCCAAAATCAAGGATGCCTATTACATGCTGAAGAGACAAG GGATTGTCATGTTTGATCCTGTGATTCCTGCAGACAGAACACTGATTCCTTCCCCACCGCCTCGTCCCAAGAACCCAGTGTTTGATGATGAGGAGAAATCCAAG CTTCTAGCTAAgctgctgaaaagcaaaaacccaGATGATTTACAAGAGGCCAACAAACTTATAAAATCCATGGTAAAAGAG GATGAGGCTCGGATCCAGAAGGTGACAAAGCGTATGCACACGCTGGAGGAGGTGAACAACAATGTGAAGCTGCTGAATGAGATGCTGGTTCATTACAGCAAAGAGGACTCATCAGAGGCTGACAGGGAGCTCATGAAG GAGCTCTACGAAAGGTGTGAAACCAAAAGACGGACACTGTTCAAACTGGCCAGTGAGACAGAGGATAATGACAGCAGTTTGG GGGATATTCTGCAGGCCAGTGACAATTTATCACGTGTGATAAATTcctataaaaaaataatagaggGGCAAGTGATCAATGGTGAAGTGGATCTCCCTGGGATGTCTGTAGTGGAAG GGAGTAACTGCACCAATAATCTCAACACCCTCATTGACCTTGCTGGACTGGACGTCAACAGCACGTCGCCAcctccagtgccacccagcagcctggcaccagcccccagcacagcccctggcccagctgAAATCCccatccttcctcctcctccccagacATTCGCGCCGCTgcgcagcagctcctccagccaggTGGAAACAGCACCTGctcagcaaagcagcacaacCAACTCCCTGTCCTTGCTGGATGAGGAGCTCCTGTGCTTGG GCCTGAATgacccagcccctgcagcagggaaggagaccTCAGAGAGCAACCAGTGGAACATATTTGAG AATGAGCAGTTGGACCTGGATTTCTTTAATCCGAAGATGGTGACTGTTGCTTGCAACCCTGCAGGGAACCCTCTTCTCCATCACACATCACAGACCACGTGTGGGACATCAGCCATGCTGccttctgctttcccagcctcccagactgctcccagcatcccagcacCAAACTCAGCACCGTTTGTATTTCCTGCTGtaccagctgcccctgcagggccTCCTAAGACTATTCCAGCTACTCCTGGGTACTTCAGCTCGTCTGTGGGGGGCAATATGTCACATAAGATGGATGCATTGGGACAACTCCTTGAAGAAGCTAAAGG GAGTGCCACCCAAGGCATGGCGACACCTTCAGTGTTCCCTGGGGTTACTTTGCCAAccactgccacccctgccccatTAGCAGCACCTACAGGGCTGGCAGCCGCTGCCTCTGGGGTCCCTCCAGCTCCCTTCCcaagcagctgcactgctggatCAGGGAGTCCTCTCTTCCAGCCGGCATCATTCCAGCAGCAAGGCAGTCCCATGAAAGCACCTGAAATTTCTTTGGCCAATGTCCATGTTCCCTTGGAATCCATTAAACCCA GCAGTGCCCTGCCCGTGACAGCCTACGACAAGAACGGGTTCCGGATCCTGCTGCACTTTGCCAGGGAGTGCCCGCCGGGGCGCTCGGATGTGCTGGTCGTGGTGGTGTCCATGCTGAACACGGCGCCGCTGCCCGTGAGGAACATCGTGCTGCAGGCGGCCGTGCCCAAG TCCATGAAGGTGAAGCTACAGCCACCCTCTGGCACTGAGCTGTCTCCGTTCAATCCCATCCAGCCACCAGCTGCCATCACCCAGGTCATGCTTCTGGCAAATCCTGCGAAG gagaaggtgAGGCTGAGGTACAGACTGACCTTCACCCTAGGAgatcagcccagcacagaagTGGGCGAAGTGGATCAGTTTCCCCCGGTAGAGCAGTGGGGGAATCTATGA
- the NUP85 gene encoding nuclear pore complex protein Nup85 isoform X1, protein MDEPDTEPPLVVVPGADPSVRQLCFAWGPAEVLVCETLFGRAGGSRCPCPSRCPCPSRSPCPSRFWGEGRAGAAARALTGSVAGTGDGAPSSSRVFVVRRDQDIYIQTLRKLFNESHGIFMGLQRSEEELAGKSRKAQLVQVSKNYRSVIRACMEDMHQAAVSTRDPALQGQYSTQVSILSAMELIWNLCEILFVEAATAGPLLLRLLDWVRLHVCDVDSMVREVLSSESPSKHKLFWNVVDVFVLQGRMDEARHLLSKEANANPTSMNMYKILDDLMKKMPVPSLGNTQTLTELELKWQHWHEECQRYLQDGTFASNPHMESICKILLGDEDAILEKKELMTTWYHFLVTRLLYSHPTVKPMELRFYAQSSMDLFLGGESSPEPLDMILMAAFEFEMHQVIKECSIVLSNWWFVAHLTDLLDHCKLLQSHNLYFGSNMREFLLLEYASGLFSHHSLWQLGVDYFDHCPEYGRVYLELHIERIPLSTEQKALKVLRICEQRQMHEQVRSICKIMAMKALRNNRLGSALSWSIRAKDAAFATLISDRFLKDYCEKGCFSDLDLIDNLGPSMLLSDRLTFLGKYREFHRLYGEKRFPEAARLLLTLMTAHIAPCSFWMTLLTDALPLLEQKEVIFSAEQTYELMRCLEDLTAGNPDKQKFQDDDVETTKVEMLRLALARNLARVIVKEGTVEGS, encoded by the exons atgGACGAGCCGGACACGGAGCCGCCGCTCGTG GTGGTGCCGGGCGCGGACCCGTCGGTCCGGCAGCTCTGCTTCGCCTGGGGCCCCGCGGAGGTGCTGGTGTGCGAGACCCTCTTCGGCCGCGCAGGTGGGTCCCGCTGCCCGTGCCCGTCCCGCTGCCCGTGCCCGTCCCGCTCCCCATGCCCGTCCCGTTTCTGGGGTGAGGGCAGGGCGGGCGCTGCTGCCCGGGCGCTGACGGGCTCTGTTGCAGGTACCGGGGATGGAGCACCGAGCTCCTCCCGCGTCTTCGTGGTCCGCAGGGACCAGGACATTTACATCCAGACCCTGCGGAAGCTCTTCAACGAGTCGCACGGGATTTTCATGGGGCTGCAGCGGAGCGAGGAGGAGCTGGCGGGGAAGTCGCGGAAGGCGCA ATTGGTTCAAGTGAGTAAAAACTATCGGTCAGTGATAAGAGCCTGCATGGAGGACATGCACCAGGCAGCTG TTTCGACCCGGGACCCCGCCCTGCAAGGCCAGTACAGCACTCAG GTTTCCATTCTCTCTGCAATGGAGCTGATCTGGAACCTGTGTGAGATTCTGTTTGTTGAAGCAGCTACAG CTGGCCCCCTCCTGCTGCGCCTTCTGGACTGGGTGCGGCTCCACGTGTGTGACGTGGACAGCATGGTCCGGGAAGTTCTGAGCAGTGAGAGTCCATCCAAACACAAGCTCTTCTGGAATGTG GTGGATGTCTTTGTGCTCCAAGGCCGGATGGACGAAGCACGGCACTTGCTCTCCAAGGAAGCCAATGCCAATCCTACATCCATGAACATGTACAAAATCTTGGATGACTTGATGAAGAAGATGCCTGTGCCCAGT CTTGGCAACACCCAGACActgacagagctggagctgaagtGGCAGCACTGGCACGAGGAATGTCAACGGTATCTACAGGATGGAACTTTTGCTTCCAATCCCCACATGGAGTCCATCTGCAAG ATCCTGCTGGGAGATGAGGATGCCATTTTGGAGAAGAAGGAGCTCATGACCACCTGGTATCACTTCCTCGTCACCCGGCTCCTGTATTCCCACCCGACGGTGAAGCCGATGGAGCTGCGTTTCTATGCACAG TCTAGTATGGACCTGTTCCTGGGTggagagagcagccctgagcctcTAGACATGATTTTAATGGCAGCCTTTGAATTTGAGATGCATCAAGTGATCAAGGAATGCAG CATTGTCCTGAGCAACTGGTGGTTTGTGGCTCATCTGACTGACCTGTTGGATCACTGCAAACTCCTGCAGTCTCACAATCTCTA TTTTGGTTCAAATATGCGTGAATTCCTCCTGCTGGAGTATGCCTCAGGACTCTTCTCCCATCACAG CCTGTGGCAGCTGGGGGTGGATTACTTCGACCACTGCCCGGAGTACGGCCGGGTGTACCTGGAGCTGCACATCGAGCGCATCCCGCTCAGCACGGAGCAGAAGGCCCTCAAAGTGCTGAGGATCTGTGAGCAGAGGCAGATGCATGAACAAG TGCGCAGCATCTGTAAGATCATGGCTATGAAGGCTCTGCGGAACAACCGCCTGGGCTCGGCCCTGTCCTGGAGCATCCGAGCCAAGGACGCGGCATTTGCCACCCTCATCTCGGACCG ATTCCTTAAGGACTACTGTGAAAAGGGGTGTTTCTCTGACCTGGACCTCATTGACAATCTGGGCCCGTCCATGCTGCTCAGTGACCGGCTCACATTCCTTG GGAAGTACCGGGAGTTCCACCGGCTCTATGGGGAGAAGCGGTTTCCGGAGGCGGCGCGGCTGCTGCTGACGCTGATGACGGCTCACATCGCCCCCTGCTCCTTCTGGATGACGCTGCTCACGGACGCGCTCCcgctgctggagcagaaggag GTCATATTTTCAGCAGAGCAGACTTACGAGTTGATGCGATGCCTGGAAGACCTGACAGCAGGAAATCCAGACAAGCAGAAATTCCAG GATGATGACGTTGAGACAACCAAAGTGGAAATGCTGAGACTTGCCCTTGCCCGGAACCTCGCACGAGTCATTGTCAAAGAAGGCACTGTGGAAGGGTCTTGA
- the GGA3 gene encoding ADP-ribosylation factor-binding protein GGA3 isoform X1 has translation MAEAEGESLESWLNKATNPSNRQEDWEYIIGFCDQINKELEGPQIAVRLLAHKIQSPQEWEAVQALTVLEACMKNCGRRFHNEVGKFRFLNELIKVVSPKYLGDRVSEKVKSKVIELLYSWTVALPEESKIKDAYYMLKRQGIVMFDPVIPADRTLIPSPPPRPKNPVFDDEEKSKLLAKLLKSKNPDDLQEANKLIKSMVKEDEARIQKVTKRMHTLEEVNNNVKLLNEMLVHYSKEDSSEADRELMKELYERCETKRRTLFKLASETEDNDSSLGDILQASDNLSRVINSYKKIIEGQVINGEVDLPGMSVVEGSNCTNNLNTLIDLAGLDVNSTSPPPVPPSSLAPAPSTAPGPAEIPILPPPPQTFAPLRSSSSSQVETAPAQQSSTTNSLSLLDEELLCLGLNDPAPAAGKETSESNQWNIFENEQLDLDFFNPKMVTVACNPAGNPLLHHTSQTTCGTSAMLPSAFPASQTAPSIPAPNSAPFVFPAVPAAPAGPPKTIPATPGYFSSSVGGNMSHKMDALGQLLEEAKGSATQGMATPSVFPGVTLPTTATPAPLAAPTGLAAAASGVPPAPFPSSCTAGSGSPLFQPASFQQQGSPMKAPEISLANVHVPLESIKPSSALPVTAYDKNGFRILLHFARECPPGRSDVLVVVVSMLNTAPLPVRNIVLQAAVPKSMKVKLQPPSGTELSPFNPIQPPAAITQVMLLANPAKEKVRLRYRLTFTLGDQPSTEVGEVDQFPPVEQWGNL, from the exons ATGGCGGAGGCTGAGGGGGAGAGCCTGGAGTCGTGGCTGA ATAAAGCCACCAACCCATCCAACAGGCAAGAAGACTGGGAATACATCATCGGATTCTGTGACCAGATCAACAAGGAACTTGAAGG GCCACAGATAGCTGTGAGACTCCTGGCTCATAAAATCCAGTCACCACAGGAATGGGAGGCAGTCCAAGCCTTGACA GTACTGGAAGCTTGTATGAAGAATTGTGGGAGAAGATTTCATAATGAAGTTGGGAAGTTTCGTTTTTTAAACGAGTTAATAAAAGTTGTGTCTCCAAAG TACCTGGGGGACCGAGTCTCAGAGAAGGTGAAGTCCAAAGTGATTGAATTGCTGTACAGCTGGACTGTGGCATTGCCAGAAGAATCCAAAATCAAGGATGCCTATTACATGCTGAAGAGACAAG GGATTGTCATGTTTGATCCTGTGATTCCTGCAGACAGAACACTGATTCCTTCCCCACCGCCTCGTCCCAAGAACCCAGTGTTTGATGATGAGGAGAAATCCAAG CTTCTAGCTAAgctgctgaaaagcaaaaacccaGATGATTTACAAGAGGCCAACAAACTTATAAAATCCATGGTAAAAGAG GATGAGGCTCGGATCCAGAAGGTGACAAAGCGTATGCACACGCTGGAGGAGGTGAACAACAATGTGAAGCTGCTGAATGAGATGCTGGTTCATTACAGCAAAGAGGACTCATCAGAGGCTGACAGGGAGCTCATGAAG GAGCTCTACGAAAGGTGTGAAACCAAAAGACGGACACTGTTCAAACTGGCCAGTGAGACAGAGGATAATGACAGCAGTTTGG GGGATATTCTGCAGGCCAGTGACAATTTATCACGTGTGATAAATTcctataaaaaaataatagaggGGCAAGTGATCAATGGTGAAGTGGATCTCCCTGGGATGTCTGTAGTGGAAG GGAGTAACTGCACCAATAATCTCAACACCCTCATTGACCTTGCTGGACTGGACGTCAACAGCACGTCGCCAcctccagtgccacccagcagcctggcaccagcccccagcacagcccctggcccagctgAAATCCccatccttcctcctcctccccagacATTCGCGCCGCTgcgcagcagctcctccagccaggTGGAAACAGCACCTGctcagcaaagcagcacaacCAACTCCCTGTCCTTGCTGGATGAGGAGCTCCTGTGCTTGG GCCTGAATgacccagcccctgcagcagggaaggagaccTCAGAGAGCAACCAGTGGAACATATTTGAG AATGAGCAGTTGGACCTGGATTTCTTTAATCCGAAGATGGTGACTGTTGCTTGCAACCCTGCAGGGAACCCTCTTCTCCATCACACATCACAGACCACGTGTGGGACATCAGCCATGCTGccttctgctttcccagcctcccagactgctcccagcatcccagcacCAAACTCAGCACCGTTTGTATTTCCTGCTGtaccagctgcccctgcagggccTCCTAAGACTATTCCAGCTACTCCTGGGTACTTCAGCTCGTCTGTGGGGGGCAATATGTCACATAAGATGGATGCATTGGGACAACTCCTTGAAGAAGCTAAAGG GAGTGCCACCCAAGGCATGGCGACACCTTCAGTGTTCCCTGGGGTTACTTTGCCAAccactgccacccctgccccatTAGCAGCACCTACAGGGCTGGCAGCCGCTGCCTCTGGGGTCCCTCCAGCTCCCTTCCcaagcagctgcactgctggatCAGGGAGTCCTCTCTTCCAGCCGGCATCATTCCAGCAGCAAGGCAGTCCCATGAAAGCACCTGAAATTTCTTTGGCCAATGTCCATGTTCCCTTGGAATCCATTAAACCCA GCAGTGCCCTGCCCGTGACAGCCTACGACAAGAACGGGTTCCGGATCCTGCTGCACTTTGCCAGGGAGTGCCCGCCGGGGCGCTCGGATGTGCTGGTCGTGGTGGTGTCCATGCTGAACACGGCGCCGCTGCCCGTGAGGAACATCGTGCTGCAGGCGGCCGTGCCCAAG TCCATGAAGGTGAAGCTACAGCCACCCTCTGGCACTGAGCTGTCTCCGTTCAATCCCATCCAGCCACCAGCTGCCATCACCCAGGTCATGCTTCTGGCAAATCCTGCGAAG gagaaggtgAGGCTGAGGTACAGACTGACCTTCACCCTAGGAgatcagcccagcacagaagTGGGCGAAGTGGATCAGTTTCCCCCGGTAGAGCAGTGGGGGAATCTATGA
- the GGA3 gene encoding ADP-ribosylation factor-binding protein GGA3 isoform X2 yields MREDKATNPSNRQEDWEYIIGFCDQINKELEGPQIAVRLLAHKIQSPQEWEAVQALTVLEACMKNCGRRFHNEVGKFRFLNELIKVVSPKYLGDRVSEKVKSKVIELLYSWTVALPEESKIKDAYYMLKRQGIVMFDPVIPADRTLIPSPPPRPKNPVFDDEEKSKLLAKLLKSKNPDDLQEANKLIKSMVKEDEARIQKVTKRMHTLEEVNNNVKLLNEMLVHYSKEDSSEADRELMKELYERCETKRRTLFKLASETEDNDSSLGDILQASDNLSRVINSYKKIIEGQVINGEVDLPGMSVVEGSNCTNNLNTLIDLAGLDVNSTSPPPVPPSSLAPAPSTAPGPAEIPILPPPPQTFAPLRSSSSSQVETAPAQQSSTTNSLSLLDEELLCLGLNDPAPAAGKETSESNQWNIFENEQLDLDFFNPKMVTVACNPAGNPLLHHTSQTTCGTSAMLPSAFPASQTAPSIPAPNSAPFVFPAVPAAPAGPPKTIPATPGYFSSSVGGNMSHKMDALGQLLEEAKGSATQGMATPSVFPGVTLPTTATPAPLAAPTGLAAAASGVPPAPFPSSCTAGSGSPLFQPASFQQQGSPMKAPEISLANVHVPLESIKPSSALPVTAYDKNGFRILLHFARECPPGRSDVLVVVVSMLNTAPLPVRNIVLQAAVPKSMKVKLQPPSGTELSPFNPIQPPAAITQVMLLANPAKEKVRLRYRLTFTLGDQPSTEVGEVDQFPPVEQWGNL; encoded by the exons ATGAGAGAAG ATAAAGCCACCAACCCATCCAACAGGCAAGAAGACTGGGAATACATCATCGGATTCTGTGACCAGATCAACAAGGAACTTGAAGG GCCACAGATAGCTGTGAGACTCCTGGCTCATAAAATCCAGTCACCACAGGAATGGGAGGCAGTCCAAGCCTTGACA GTACTGGAAGCTTGTATGAAGAATTGTGGGAGAAGATTTCATAATGAAGTTGGGAAGTTTCGTTTTTTAAACGAGTTAATAAAAGTTGTGTCTCCAAAG TACCTGGGGGACCGAGTCTCAGAGAAGGTGAAGTCCAAAGTGATTGAATTGCTGTACAGCTGGACTGTGGCATTGCCAGAAGAATCCAAAATCAAGGATGCCTATTACATGCTGAAGAGACAAG GGATTGTCATGTTTGATCCTGTGATTCCTGCAGACAGAACACTGATTCCTTCCCCACCGCCTCGTCCCAAGAACCCAGTGTTTGATGATGAGGAGAAATCCAAG CTTCTAGCTAAgctgctgaaaagcaaaaacccaGATGATTTACAAGAGGCCAACAAACTTATAAAATCCATGGTAAAAGAG GATGAGGCTCGGATCCAGAAGGTGACAAAGCGTATGCACACGCTGGAGGAGGTGAACAACAATGTGAAGCTGCTGAATGAGATGCTGGTTCATTACAGCAAAGAGGACTCATCAGAGGCTGACAGGGAGCTCATGAAG GAGCTCTACGAAAGGTGTGAAACCAAAAGACGGACACTGTTCAAACTGGCCAGTGAGACAGAGGATAATGACAGCAGTTTGG GGGATATTCTGCAGGCCAGTGACAATTTATCACGTGTGATAAATTcctataaaaaaataatagaggGGCAAGTGATCAATGGTGAAGTGGATCTCCCTGGGATGTCTGTAGTGGAAG GGAGTAACTGCACCAATAATCTCAACACCCTCATTGACCTTGCTGGACTGGACGTCAACAGCACGTCGCCAcctccagtgccacccagcagcctggcaccagcccccagcacagcccctggcccagctgAAATCCccatccttcctcctcctccccagacATTCGCGCCGCTgcgcagcagctcctccagccaggTGGAAACAGCACCTGctcagcaaagcagcacaacCAACTCCCTGTCCTTGCTGGATGAGGAGCTCCTGTGCTTGG GCCTGAATgacccagcccctgcagcagggaaggagaccTCAGAGAGCAACCAGTGGAACATATTTGAG AATGAGCAGTTGGACCTGGATTTCTTTAATCCGAAGATGGTGACTGTTGCTTGCAACCCTGCAGGGAACCCTCTTCTCCATCACACATCACAGACCACGTGTGGGACATCAGCCATGCTGccttctgctttcccagcctcccagactgctcccagcatcccagcacCAAACTCAGCACCGTTTGTATTTCCTGCTGtaccagctgcccctgcagggccTCCTAAGACTATTCCAGCTACTCCTGGGTACTTCAGCTCGTCTGTGGGGGGCAATATGTCACATAAGATGGATGCATTGGGACAACTCCTTGAAGAAGCTAAAGG GAGTGCCACCCAAGGCATGGCGACACCTTCAGTGTTCCCTGGGGTTACTTTGCCAAccactgccacccctgccccatTAGCAGCACCTACAGGGCTGGCAGCCGCTGCCTCTGGGGTCCCTCCAGCTCCCTTCCcaagcagctgcactgctggatCAGGGAGTCCTCTCTTCCAGCCGGCATCATTCCAGCAGCAAGGCAGTCCCATGAAAGCACCTGAAATTTCTTTGGCCAATGTCCATGTTCCCTTGGAATCCATTAAACCCA GCAGTGCCCTGCCCGTGACAGCCTACGACAAGAACGGGTTCCGGATCCTGCTGCACTTTGCCAGGGAGTGCCCGCCGGGGCGCTCGGATGTGCTGGTCGTGGTGGTGTCCATGCTGAACACGGCGCCGCTGCCCGTGAGGAACATCGTGCTGCAGGCGGCCGTGCCCAAG TCCATGAAGGTGAAGCTACAGCCACCCTCTGGCACTGAGCTGTCTCCGTTCAATCCCATCCAGCCACCAGCTGCCATCACCCAGGTCATGCTTCTGGCAAATCCTGCGAAG gagaaggtgAGGCTGAGGTACAGACTGACCTTCACCCTAGGAgatcagcccagcacagaagTGGGCGAAGTGGATCAGTTTCCCCCGGTAGAGCAGTGGGGGAATCTATGA
- the NUP85 gene encoding nuclear pore complex protein Nup85 isoform X2, which translates to MDEPDTEPPLVVVPGADPSVRQLCFAWGPAEVLVCETLFGRAGTGDGAPSSSRVFVVRRDQDIYIQTLRKLFNESHGIFMGLQRSEEELAGKSRKAQLVQVSKNYRSVIRACMEDMHQAAVSTRDPALQGQYSTQVSILSAMELIWNLCEILFVEAATAGPLLLRLLDWVRLHVCDVDSMVREVLSSESPSKHKLFWNVVDVFVLQGRMDEARHLLSKEANANPTSMNMYKILDDLMKKMPVPSLGNTQTLTELELKWQHWHEECQRYLQDGTFASNPHMESICKILLGDEDAILEKKELMTTWYHFLVTRLLYSHPTVKPMELRFYAQSSMDLFLGGESSPEPLDMILMAAFEFEMHQVIKECSIVLSNWWFVAHLTDLLDHCKLLQSHNLYFGSNMREFLLLEYASGLFSHHSLWQLGVDYFDHCPEYGRVYLELHIERIPLSTEQKALKVLRICEQRQMHEQVRSICKIMAMKALRNNRLGSALSWSIRAKDAAFATLISDRFLKDYCEKGCFSDLDLIDNLGPSMLLSDRLTFLGKYREFHRLYGEKRFPEAARLLLTLMTAHIAPCSFWMTLLTDALPLLEQKEVIFSAEQTYELMRCLEDLTAGNPDKQKFQDDDVETTKVEMLRLALARNLARVIVKEGTVEGS; encoded by the exons atgGACGAGCCGGACACGGAGCCGCCGCTCGTG GTGGTGCCGGGCGCGGACCCGTCGGTCCGGCAGCTCTGCTTCGCCTGGGGCCCCGCGGAGGTGCTGGTGTGCGAGACCCTCTTCGGCCGCGCAG GTACCGGGGATGGAGCACCGAGCTCCTCCCGCGTCTTCGTGGTCCGCAGGGACCAGGACATTTACATCCAGACCCTGCGGAAGCTCTTCAACGAGTCGCACGGGATTTTCATGGGGCTGCAGCGGAGCGAGGAGGAGCTGGCGGGGAAGTCGCGGAAGGCGCA ATTGGTTCAAGTGAGTAAAAACTATCGGTCAGTGATAAGAGCCTGCATGGAGGACATGCACCAGGCAGCTG TTTCGACCCGGGACCCCGCCCTGCAAGGCCAGTACAGCACTCAG GTTTCCATTCTCTCTGCAATGGAGCTGATCTGGAACCTGTGTGAGATTCTGTTTGTTGAAGCAGCTACAG CTGGCCCCCTCCTGCTGCGCCTTCTGGACTGGGTGCGGCTCCACGTGTGTGACGTGGACAGCATGGTCCGGGAAGTTCTGAGCAGTGAGAGTCCATCCAAACACAAGCTCTTCTGGAATGTG GTGGATGTCTTTGTGCTCCAAGGCCGGATGGACGAAGCACGGCACTTGCTCTCCAAGGAAGCCAATGCCAATCCTACATCCATGAACATGTACAAAATCTTGGATGACTTGATGAAGAAGATGCCTGTGCCCAGT CTTGGCAACACCCAGACActgacagagctggagctgaagtGGCAGCACTGGCACGAGGAATGTCAACGGTATCTACAGGATGGAACTTTTGCTTCCAATCCCCACATGGAGTCCATCTGCAAG ATCCTGCTGGGAGATGAGGATGCCATTTTGGAGAAGAAGGAGCTCATGACCACCTGGTATCACTTCCTCGTCACCCGGCTCCTGTATTCCCACCCGACGGTGAAGCCGATGGAGCTGCGTTTCTATGCACAG TCTAGTATGGACCTGTTCCTGGGTggagagagcagccctgagcctcTAGACATGATTTTAATGGCAGCCTTTGAATTTGAGATGCATCAAGTGATCAAGGAATGCAG CATTGTCCTGAGCAACTGGTGGTTTGTGGCTCATCTGACTGACCTGTTGGATCACTGCAAACTCCTGCAGTCTCACAATCTCTA TTTTGGTTCAAATATGCGTGAATTCCTCCTGCTGGAGTATGCCTCAGGACTCTTCTCCCATCACAG CCTGTGGCAGCTGGGGGTGGATTACTTCGACCACTGCCCGGAGTACGGCCGGGTGTACCTGGAGCTGCACATCGAGCGCATCCCGCTCAGCACGGAGCAGAAGGCCCTCAAAGTGCTGAGGATCTGTGAGCAGAGGCAGATGCATGAACAAG TGCGCAGCATCTGTAAGATCATGGCTATGAAGGCTCTGCGGAACAACCGCCTGGGCTCGGCCCTGTCCTGGAGCATCCGAGCCAAGGACGCGGCATTTGCCACCCTCATCTCGGACCG ATTCCTTAAGGACTACTGTGAAAAGGGGTGTTTCTCTGACCTGGACCTCATTGACAATCTGGGCCCGTCCATGCTGCTCAGTGACCGGCTCACATTCCTTG GGAAGTACCGGGAGTTCCACCGGCTCTATGGGGAGAAGCGGTTTCCGGAGGCGGCGCGGCTGCTGCTGACGCTGATGACGGCTCACATCGCCCCCTGCTCCTTCTGGATGACGCTGCTCACGGACGCGCTCCcgctgctggagcagaaggag GTCATATTTTCAGCAGAGCAGACTTACGAGTTGATGCGATGCCTGGAAGACCTGACAGCAGGAAATCCAGACAAGCAGAAATTCCAG GATGATGACGTTGAGACAACCAAAGTGGAAATGCTGAGACTTGCCCTTGCCCGGAACCTCGCACGAGTCATTGTCAAAGAAGGCACTGTGGAAGGGTCTTGA